The Cytophagales bacterium genome segment CAATGCTTAACACGGTATCGCCTGCCCCGGAAACGTCAGAGATTTCGCGTTTCAGTGCAGGTATAAGCGCTGCAGTGCCTTCATGGTCAATGAAAATTCCTTTATCAGATAATGTTATAAGAGCAGAATGTATAGAAGTTTTTTCTTTCAGTGACCTGACAGCATTCTTTAAAGAGGCTGTATCTGTCGGGTCAATATCCAGGTGAAGGGATTCTTTTAATTCTGCTAAATTGGGCTTAAACAGGGATACATCCCGGTAGTGGAAGAAATTCCTGATTTTCGGATCAGCCACTGTTGGAACATAATTTTTGTTAGCAGCGCTGATGATATCACGGATCAATTGTTTGTCAAACAACCCCTTATCATAATCCTGCAATATGATCACATCGGCTTTCGGGATATTTTCTTGAATTTTTTTCAGCAATAGCTGTTTTTCTTCTTCAGAAATGGCGCTGTCATCTTCGGAATCGACACGCAGCAGGTGCTGTGAACCTGAAATGATCCTGTGCTTGATGGTGGTGATCCTTTTTTTGCCTCTTACAATACCATCGGCAGATAAATGATGCTCTTTGAGCAATGATAGAAAATTATCTCCTTCAAGGTCATCACCAATTACTGAAAAAAGCACCGGGTTTGCTCCTAATGATCGTACATTTAATGCTACATTGGCTGCTCCTCCGGGCCTTTGCTCTCTTTTCTGCACTTTTACCACAGGCACAGGCGCTTCCGGAGAGATCCTTTCTACTCCTCCCCACAAATAGGAGTCTATCATAGCGTCTCCTATAATAAGGACTTTGAGCTTTTCAAATGATTGGAATATTTTAAACACAGATTACACATTTTAAAGTACGAAATTCGAAATTCGAAATTCGAATTCGTAATTCGTCATTCGTCATTCGTCATTACTTTTTCCATCCACTCTGTCAAAAACGCAAACACTTGCAGCTTTTCCGGTTCATTGTGAATTTCGTGGTAAAAACCTTCCCACATCTTAAAAGTTACATCATGTTGCGGTGTTGCTGCACATCTTTTAGCAAAATCGCTGCTGGCTGCTGGCGATGTAAGCTCATCGTCACTACCGTGCATGAGCAGTATGGGTATCTCTAATTCATTGGCGTGTTCCAGAGCCCAGAGCCCTGCCTGATAAGCGCTTATAAAAAGGCGGGCGGATACAAGATCGTGAACCAAGGGGTCGTTTTCATAAGCGCTGACCACTTCAGGATCTCGTGAAAGCGCTTTAGTGTTCAATTCACTGGATTGGCTGAATGACGGCAAGATGTTGTTCATCATCTTAGCCAGGATCACTTTTATCTTAGGCGGTTCAAAAGAAAGATGCAGCCAGGGGGAAGATGCAATGATCCCGTTTATGGGTGGTGTTGTGGTGTCGGGTGCCTGCCCCGAATTCCTCGGGGTTTCCACCTGACATACCCTTATTGCAAAATTGATGATTAGGTTTGCGCCAAAACTTTGACCATACAAGAACTGTGGTAAAGAAGGAAAACGATCTGTTGTCTTATCTAAAAA includes the following:
- a CDS encoding D-glycero-beta-D-manno-heptose-7-phosphate kinase translates to MIDSYLWGGVERISPEAPVPVVKVQKREQRPGGAANVALNVRSLGANPVLFSVIGDDLEGDNFLSLLKEHHLSADGIVRGKKRITTIKHRIISGSQHLLRVDSEDDSAISEEEKQLLLKKIQENIPKADVIILQDYDKGLFDKQLIRDIISAANKNYVPTVADPKIRNFFHYRDVSLFKPNLAELKESLHLDIDPTDTASLKNAVRSLKEKTSIHSALITLSDKGIFIDHEGTAALIPALKREISDVSGAGDTVLSIAALCLSLKLPPKLIANLANIAGGLVCEHVGVVPVNKKDLLDEAMKEHNLVN
- a CDS encoding alpha/beta hydrolase: MKHFEDKYRTPDDLELFAQGWEPQDSPKAVICLVHGLGEHSSRYVHLAEYITDKGFALTAFDLRGHGKSDGKRGHTPSYTALLDDIKLFLDKTTDRFPSLPQFLYGQSFGANLIINFAIRVCQVETPRNSGQAPDTTTPPINGIIASSPWLHLSFEPPKIKVILAKMMNNILPSFSQSSELNTKALSRDPEVVSAYENDPLVHDLVSARLFISAYQAGLWALEHANELEIPILLMHGSDDELTSPAASSDFAKRCAATPQHDVTFKMWEGFYHEIHNEPEKLQVFAFLTEWMEKVMTNDE